The following nucleotide sequence is from Solidesulfovibrio carbinolicus.
GCCCGAAGTATTCTGACGCCAAGGGGCGGCCAATGGCATCCGGCAAGCGCTGGCAGGCTTGTGAAGCGCCTGGGGCTGGTGGAGGTGTAGGGCAGTCGCGAGTGTCACACCCTCGGAGCTAGGCCAAAGGACTTCCCCAGGGGTTGCAGCACGATCTTGTAGTCTGTCGATCCAGATTCGGCCAAGGCCGAGCTCACCCGACACACCCCGCCCATGCTGGCAAGCTCGCCATGGGACTCCCCGCCACGTAAGTTAATCTCAAGGGTTAACGCGCGGAATTCCAAAATTCCTCCGCACAAGCTAAAGGGACTCCTGCACCGTAAAGTAATCGTTTTTTTGTTTTTCGTGAAAAAATCAAAAAAGACTCGGCGAGTTTGGTTTTTTCAATAACAAATGCGTAGTTTGAATGAGTTTAAATTCTTTCAATGGTTAAAATAGGCTTGTGAGAGGGCTTGATAAAGGTCTTACGAAAGGTCAATGCCGTAGAATTTGTCGTTTGTTTGGTTCATCATTCTTACGAACAAGCTTCCGCTTCGCAATCTCAAGAGCAATGTTATCTTCCTCTATCTTGAACTTTTCAGCTTCCGGCTTCCGACTGCGGAACACAAGCTTGTAAAGGCCAGACTCGGAAAAGATGAGCATTTCTTGGGAACTACCAAGGGTATTCAGGATTACTTAACCCCTCTCGTCATTATCTAGGCTTCTAGTGGCCTCGGTTATATTGGTGAGGTCAGGATGCTACAAACGACCCTCGCCACGAACTAAGCCCCGCCGTTTGCGTCCACGATGGCCCGCACGGCCTTGCCTTTAAAGTCAAAAGGCATAGCCGCAGTAGATGCTCCAGAAGTCGACGCCGGCATTTCCGAGAATGAAAGCGGGGGCGTGAACCCCAGGTGATGCGCGACTTGAGCGTAAGGTAGATCGTCGCCATGGACCGAATGAGGTGCCAGGTATTCCATCTCGGGAGTGTTGACGTGCTCGTGACCTCAGCGGGAGGTGAAGCTTGATGTCAAGGGGTTCTTGCTAGGGAGAGAAGAAAAAGAAAGCTAGAAAGCATAATTGAGCGTGGAAATTAGTCAATGCAACATATTATGAGATGTAAATGGAAGGGATCTAGGTAAACATTAGGGCAGGAAGACTATTCAATGGAAAACAAAAGGTCAGCATTGGAAACAAATAAGTCAATAAAAGTATTATAGTCGCAGCAAGAAATTGTGACAAGGCCTGTTTCGCTGATGTCTCCTTTGGTTTCCTGGTTGCGCCAAAGGCCAGTGAATGAAAACTTATTAGGTATATTTGGAACTTTAAAACCCATATCTTTAGTATAGTTCAGTACATTGTCTTTGCTTGCGAGTGACATTGAACATTTTAAATTATCATTTATTGAAAAAAATTTGTATGTAGACTTTGTAACTTTAAAGTCGTGAATAGACGCTTGTAAAAAATCAATAAGGTTTGGCATGTTGAGCTTGTTTTCACTGATAAAAAACCTAAAACTTGTTAGTTTCGAAAGAAAAGAAAAAAAGTTAGGGGCTCTTCTGGAAGGGCTTATAAGACAAGTTATCTTGTTGAAGAAAAGAAACTCAGTTCTAAAGAATGTCTCTCTCGTTACATCGTAGTCACCCTGGATAGGATTGTAGAGTGTTTCAGAAAAAACAACTTTTTCATAGAAAATCCCTTGAATTTTGTTTTTTGATACGTCTGATATGGTTATTCCCTTTGAGCTTTCATCAGTGTATTTGGCGTCCATTATTGTAGCTATAAATTCATTCCAACTCATTGCAAAAGAACATGGTATGAATTTAAGTTTCTTCATGAGACGCTTCCTTTTTTGACTTCCGAGCAGACTCCTCTAGTTTCGATTTGTACTTTAGTTTCTCAGGTTCTGAAAGAGGCTTTCGAGTGGTTGAATAAATAGATTCGCTCTTCTTGAAACTATAAGCCCCTTTTACGGTGTACTGAAATCCTTTGCATTCTTGATGATTGGCAAATCCAGCTTCAAACTCAACTAGCAAATTTGGTTCAATGGTTTTGTCAAGCGATTTCCAAACAATATTAGAAATGAAAAAACCTTTGCTTACGAAGTCTTTGTATTCTGTTTGAGATAAAATGGCGCGGCCCTTGATCGCCACTTCTTTAATAAATCCCGTCAACTCTTTTGTGGCAATAGCATCTGGCTCGAGAGCTTCATCCTGTGTATCGTTAATGTCGTCTTCAGCCGACATTGATGTATTGCTCTTCGAAATTTTTACCCCTGAAACATCATCTAAATCCAAACCTGGAATTTTGCTAATTAGAGAGAAAAAAAATTGGTTGCGTCTTCCGCCGTCTGGTATGTGTGAAAGTTCAATTTCATCAACTTGGAGCTTGTCACTGGTGAATTGTTCTATTTCTTTGATGATCTTATCTATTAAGATTTGGCATTTTTGGTTTGCAGCAAACCTTACATCAGTCGCATGTGGTTTGTTGAGCGAAAATTCTATGCGATCGCGCATTATTGTTTCTTGAAGCATTGTAGCTTTGCCAAAGTCTATGTCTGGATATTCATATTCAAGAAATAGTATAGGCTGATTTGGGTTGCTCTTGATAGTTAGTTTTTCTCCGGAATTGGCTAATTGCGTTGAAAGATTGTCAATAGCTTCTTGAAATTGATTGTACTCCATTTTCTTTTTTATTTGCATTGTTGAAAGTTTTTCTCTCCGCGTATCCTGTTCGATAATTTCATATAAGCTCACAATGTCATCGTAATCATAAGGTAACTGCGATATATATTCTGCTAATTTTTCTTTGTCATCATCTTTTGATACTAAAATATATTTGTTTTTTGCCATATTTATAAGTCCATGTATGCCAATTCTCCTTCCTTTGGCCATTAAGGTGTCAAAAATATCAATGGAAGTAATGTGGAATTTTCTACTCATCGCGCATCCCTATCTCTTCGCTAAAAAATTGTGGAATAACTTTGTTGATGTGTTCATATGAGATTACGGGTTTGATTTTGTTCGCGAAGTTTTCATCGACTTTTTCTCCGTATATCCTCAATGCTTTTTCATAGTTTGTCCTGGTACTATCTTTTGAGAATGGAGCAAACACTCGAATTTTACTAAAGCTCTGCAAGCAGTTATTTTTTCTTAGGTAGTCAAATAAATGTTGAAAATTCTCAAACTCATTCTGCTTGTCTTCTAGGTAAACGTCTAAGCTAATGATGGTATTTGATCCATACTTTTCTGAATATCTCAATATATGAAACGATCCTCCTATTTGCTCAATTGTTAAAGGTAACCGTGATTGGTCATGAAAAATTTTTCTCACGGGCTGTTCAGGGTAAAAGAATCCGTATTCTTCATCAGGTAATTGTTTTTTTCCTCTTAGTAGTTGGATGTTTGACGCTAAATTGCTTAAATATAATATTTTTTTTGGTCCTATGACTGAAATTTTATTTCCTTTATCAATAGAAATCTTGTCGGTAGCTTTTTTAAATAATTCCATGAAATCTTTGTCGTATTCGCTGTCATGGTTATAGATAAACAACATGCCCTTTATGTTTATATTTTTTTCTGTAAATATGTATTTTTCTTGCCATGCTGTGTTTCTTCTTGCGCAACTCAATGCAATATTTAAATCTTCGATCGCTTTCTTTATCTTCGCTTCTTTGATTGTCTCTTTTGAGTAGCTTTTTAAATCACATAATACATGTGTGATTTTGTCTTCATACGGCTCGACATATCGAAAAACTACGTCAGCTGGATGTGTTTTGCAGGCATGGGATTCATCAATGCAAGGTGTATTTTCATTGGTTGGACCTGAAACTTCCCAGTTTAAGTACGTAAATATTTCTTTGCTGACAATTTCAGCCATCTTCGAAATATTTATTGTTTCTGCCATGTTCTCCTCACGGTCTAGGTGGATTCATGTTGAGTTTTCATAGTTAAAACGCTGAAATTTATATATAAATTCACGCGCAGTGGTGCATGCCTAATCCAGTTTGTCCAAACTCCTATATTCAATTTCTAAACAGAAAGGAAGGCCCGCAACAACCCATTTCTCTAGACGACGTGGGCTAATTTGGGAAACTATCCGAAAAAATTTACTAATTCTTGATCTGCAAGACGATTTTTCTTCTTTCATGTACGACGCCTTAACTCGTCGTCCTAGCTGAATCCATAGCTGCGAACAGAGAGGGTACACGAAGACCAATGTTAACGCGGTAGCGCTCTTCTAGTTGATGATATATCGACAGTTCATGGGGTAGTACTTGGATCATGGCGATTGTATCTTGATCCCACAGGTGGGAATATCGAGTGTGACAATTGAGATGGTTGAAGTTGTAGTTCGTAATTTTAGGGGCATTTTTGGGGGCATCTGTTGATTTTGTATATTTTTTATTGCTTAAATACAATGTTATAGTTTGAATATTCGAGTCCCCCCTTCGCACCATCTTGAAGGGGTTGCAGCTAAACGGCTGCAACCCCTTCTTTTTTTGTTTCAGGGTTGTGGCCAGGCTTCAAAAAACCCTGTGTTTTTCCCTTGTTTGCCAAAAGGGGTCAAAGCGCAGGGTCAAACATGCCGTACGCCGGCGTGGGCCGCAGCCATGTCACAAGCCAGCGCAGCACTCCAGGGCCGAAGGGAAGCACTCTCACCCCCACGGTCCTCGTCACGAATCCTCCCTGGCGATTCTCAGTCGGTGGTGCACTCCATCCGGCGGTCCTCGCCGACCTACCTTTACCTGAAAGGCAATCTTTACTATTTTCGGTATGCTTTCCCAAAAGCATGCCGTGATCTATTGGGTCACGCTGAAATCCGCATCAGTTTGAAGACTGGATATGTCCGGGAGGCTCGGCATAGAGCGTCTGGGTTATATGCTCTGCTGCTAAAGCTTATTGGGGGTGGGCTGTTGGATTATCAAGAAATTCGATCACAGTTGGTTCAGTGGTTAGCCTGCTTGCTGGAAGAGCCAGATAAACAACCAATTTCTCAAAAAGAGATTCGGGAAAGGCTCAATGGGTATCTCCGTGCTCTTCTAGAGAAGGATGACATGAATGTTCATCCGCGCAAGGGGGTGAGTGGTCCTGACATTGAGTTGACGGCCGCGCAACTTTTAGCAAGTAATGCCAGCCTCCTGAGTCGTCTTGTTGAGAATCCTGATTCGTTAGTCAAGTCTGTGACAGAGTGTATCCCGGTGTTGATATCGGAAGGAGTTTTTAAGCCTGAGGAGATTTCAAATGAGAATGTTTTGCAAATAGTAAAAGCACATTTGAAAGCGCAAGTGCTTAATAATAAGATCAAAGCGGCGAGAGCAAGTGGTGATTACCTCATGGAGCAAGCTGTTTTTGCTGCTCCTTATAAACCGTATCCTCCTGTTGCTGAAGAAGCAGTTGTCCAAGGAGGCCAGTCTGATTCTGTTGGTGGGGAATTGCTGTCTGAATTTATTGAGAAGTATATCAAGACAAAAATTTCTGATGGAGCTTGGAAAGATCACGGTGTTGCGGATCATAGGGGGAGGCTCTTTAACTTGGTAGAAATCTTGGGGGATAAAGTTGTCTCTGATGTTTCTCGTGATGATATGCGCCATTTTCGTGATGTATTACGTAGATTGCCGCCCAATAGGACGAAGTTGAAAAAGTACAAAGGGAAAACAATCAACGATATTTTAGAAATGAATCCCGCTGATGTCTTAAGTGTCAAGACAGTTAATGTGATCGTCGAGACGGCATCAAGCATGTTTGATTGGGGTGTGCGGGAAGGGCATTTGTCCCAGAATCCAGCGAAAGGGCTTTCTATTAAGGATGATAGGCAAGAGATTGGCCTGCGTGATGCTTTTTCCCCTGAAGATATTCGGAAGATTTTCGCAAGCGATCATTATGTGAAAGGAGATTTTAAACATCCTTCTTTCTTCTGGGCTCCGCTGATAGCAGTCTATACAGGTATGCGCCTCGAAGAGGTGTGTCAGTTGAGCCTCGACGACATATATGAGTCCGAACAGGGAAACATATGGGTCATAGATGTCAACGCCAATCTGTATCGTGATGGGATAGGACGGAAGTTGCTAAAAAATAAAAACGCTGCACGCATCATTCCTATCCATCAGGACTTAATTCAAGTTGGGCTTCTTGATCATCGCGATTGCCTCAAGAAACAAGGGGTTGAAAGGCTTTTCCCAGAATTAAATAAGACAGCATTGTCGCCCAAGTTTGGAAAGCAACCTGGAAAGGTATTTGGTAAATTGGTCAGAGCATTAGACCTTGGGGGGAATAAGACGTTTCATTCGTTACGGCATTCCTTTAGTGATTTCTTTAAGGTGAAAGGACTACATAACGATACTTTTCGACAGATCTTTGGGCATGAAATACCGGAACTGGCTGGACGGCAGTATGGTTCAAAGTTTGATGCTAGGACGTGTTATGAGGAAATTGTGTCAAAACTTGATTATGGCATTGACATTTCTCTGGTCAACGCCAAGCCGTATCTGTGATTGATTCCTGTCGTATCTTTTTTTGTTTTTCATTGATTGGTGTTGTTCAAATTTGTTCAGGTATATATTATTGGTCTGAAGTAAGAGTTTGTATCCGATCTGACGCCAGTTGAGGCGACCAAGGAGAACTTCTAGACCAGTGGGTACAGTATGGAGAACTATCAATCGACAGAAATTTCAGAATTGGCCAAGGCCCTCATCAACGTGCAACGAACAATTCAGCCTGCGGTGAAGGATGCTACCAATCCCTTTGTCCAAAATCGGTACGCGACGCTCAATAGCGTCATGGATTCCTGCCGCGAAGCCTTACTCGGCAACAGCATTTGGATGACGCAGTTCCCGGTTCCGGCCGAACCTGGGTACCTGGGACTGGTCACGAAGTTGACCCATGCCGAATCCGGCCAATGGCAATCCTCACTGGCGGTGGTGCCGTTACCCAAAGCTGACCCTCAGGGCATGGGAAGCGCCATGACCTATGCCCGGCGATATGCGTTGAGCGCCATGCTGGGTATCGTCACGGACGACGATGATGGCGAAGACGCAAAAATGCCCACGAAAACGACCAGTCCTTCGAGAAGGCCGCAGAATGCCCCTCTGGCGCACAAAGGCACACCTTCCGACGAACGCCCTGGCCAAGTCGATAAAAACGCCTCAGACTCGAAGCATGGCGTTCAGAATTTTTTAGCGCTCTTGCCTCGAATCGACGGCATCACCTACCAAACGGTTCCTGCCGACGGCGGACAAACCTGCATTATCGCCACGGGCAACACGGCGGCGAAAAAAGCGCTGCTCTCGGAAGCGGGCTTCCGCTGGAACCCGCAGCGCAAGGTGTGGTGGCGGTACGCCCATGCTTCCTGACGCCCATCACGCCAATCCCCCAAATCTTCCCACCCATTCCCAACATCCCCATCTTCTCAATCCTCTCGACCAACCACCAACGCCATCAAGGCCATGAAAGGGCTGTCCGCAAGGGCAGCCCTTTTCATTTGGGAGTGCCGTCATGACCGGGAAATTAATGAAATCAACCTCTATACACGACCAAGCTTCGGTTCTGCTGGCGCTGCTGGCCAGCGGCCTCAAACGCCATGGAGAACTGTCCTCCGACAAGCGCCTAGGCGACCGGAGCCGATACGTGGGGCTCAGCGACGTGGGCAGGGCCATGGACTGCTTGCGGGCCACGGTTGCGGACAAGCTGCTGCGGCCTGCTCAGCCCTCTTTGCCTGCTTCGCCCTGCATCGATGCGTTTTCGGACAACACGCTGACCATGCTGCGCCGCCACCTTACCCTCCAGCGCGGGCACTGCTTCGAAGAGCTGGTGGGGCACGCCTTGGACGCCCAGGCGCTGCTCGTGCTGCGCCAACTGGAAATCGAGCTTCTCCATCAGGACACGCCCATTCGGGCGCACCTGGATTTCGTGCTTGTCAGTGCCACGCCGGTCCCAACGGTGCGCATCCTGGAGTGCAAAAGCGCTCGACGTTTGCCGGACGCGCTCTACACCTCTCATGAAACCCAGGTCTACGGACAGGTCGGGCTGCTTCACGCCGCTTGGAACACCAAGGCTTTCACGCTGCGGGACGCCACGGGTCAAGTTCTCGCTTCCCGGGTGACCTTTCCGGAACTCTGCCAAACCTGCCTGGGCGTCTCCCTGCCACGCTCCCCGGATGCCGTCGACTTACAAGCCTGGGTGCTGTGCCTGTCCATGACCGACGGCAAAGCCTTTGGACCCTACATGCCGCACCCAGCCATGCTGCGCCTGTGCCTGAAAACCGCGTCCGACCTGTGGGAACGGCTCCAGGCCTGCCGGAAAGGGCAAATCGGCCTCGACGCGTTGCCCACCGCCAGCGGCTGCCATGCGCTGTGCGGATACTGCAGCTGGAATGCGGATTGTCCCAAATTCCAAGGAGAAAACCAGCCGGATTGGGAGGACGACTTGCAGACCCTGGTCGCCTTGAGAACCCAAAAGCAAACCCTTGAGATGACGATCCAGGAAAAGGAAGCGGCCATTCGAACGGCCTGCCGGCTTGCCCAACCCCAGGACGCCTGGATCCAGGCCGGCGGCTACCGATGCCGGATCACGAGGCAAAGCGGTCGACGCAGTCTCGACAAGGACAGGCTGCGCCAAGAGCTCGTCGCGCTGACCGGCTCGGCGACCATGACCGAAGCGCTCCTTTCCCGATGCGAAACGCGCGGGCAACCAAGCGCACGACTCCAGGTGCAGGCAATCCACGCCAGACCTGAGGCCGCCGGACTGCCGGCGGCCTCTTCTTTTGCCAACGCTTCATGATGGAGGATGACATGGACAAGACTCTGTTTGACCTGAGTGGCTTGCAGGCCACGGAACTGGACGCCGGCCAGGTGTTTAGCGGCACGCCGTCGGGAAAAGCCGTCCAGGGCTTTGACGCGCCGTGCCGTTACACGCCCACGCCGTCGCCGGACTACCTCTTCCACGAATCCAGCCGGGACATCATCGTCTGGTTCTTGGAACGCAGCGATCCGCTGTACGTGTTTGGCCCGACCGGCTCCGGCAAGACCTCGCTGGTCAAGGAGCTGGCCGCCAGACTCCACTATCCGGTGTTCGAGGTGACGGCCCACGGTCGGCTGGAATTTGCCGATCTGGTCGGCCACCTGGCCGTGCGTGACGGCTCCATGGACTATGCCTACGGCCCCCTGACCCTGGCCATGCGGCACGGCGGCCTGTTTTTGCTCAACGAAATCGATCTGGTCAGCCCGGACGTGGCGGCCGGCTGCAACGGTGTTCTGGACGGACAGCCCCTTTGTTTGGCCGAAAACGGCGGCGAACTTGTTTCCCCGCATCCCCTGTTTCGGTTCGTGGCCACGGCCAACACCAATGGCGCCTTTGACGAGACCGGGCTCTACCAAGGCACGCTTCAACAGAACCTGGCCTTCATGGACCGGTTTTGGCTGTGCGAAGTGGGCTATCCGGAGGAACAAGCTGAAATGGCGCTGCTTGCCGGCCGGACGGCCATGCTGCCGGAGGATGTCCGTGCCCGCATGGTGCACTTCGCCAATGAAGTCCGCCGGCTTTTCGTCGGCGAAGCGGCCGGCGAGATCACCAAGACCATCGAAGTGACGTTTTCTACCCGCACCTTGCTACGCTGGGCTGATCTGACCGTGCGGTTCCAGCCGTTGGCTCACCAAGGCATCCAGCCGGTGACCTACGCCCTGGACCGCGCCTTGGGCTACCGGGCCAGCCGGGAAACCCGAGCCTTGCTGCATGAACTGGCCCAGCGAATCTTTCCCGTTGCCGGGTAACTTCAGACACCAAATTGGAGATAGCGATGGATACCCCGATTCTCTCCGACATCCGCGTTCTGGACAACCTCTTGGCCGTCAACCTCAACATCACGCTTTGGTCGGCTCGCAAAAAGCTGACCCTTGAAGACTTCGGTCCGGTGGATCTGCCGCCGGAAGATCTGGCGACCCTTGGCAGCAAGCGCATCGCGCCGCCGGAGAGCCTGCGCATCTTCGCCACCCTCAAGGCCCGGGCCTTTGCCTTTCTGGATCGGCACGGCATCCGCTTCCTGGGCGGTTGGGCCATCCCGGAAGCCAAGGCAACCGAAATCGTTCGTGAACTGTGCGCCATCCGCGACGAATTCACGGCCCAAAAGGAAGCGTTCCTCACGGAGTATGACACCCTGGTGCAGGACTGGATCGCCAAGCATGCGGATTGGGCCAACCTGATCGCCAATTCCACGGTGGGAAGCGAATATGTCCGCGCCCGCCTGGGATTTGCCTGGCAGCTCTACAAGGTGGCTCCACTTATGGAGCATCCCGAGGCCGAGACCATGGTCGAATCCGGCTTGTATGAGGAAGTGGAGGGGTTGGCCGGCACGCTTTTCACCGAGATCGCCAAGTTTGCCGATGAGACTTGGCGCAAGGTGTATGCCGGCAGGACCGAAGTGACCCACAAGGCGCTGTCGCCGCTGCGCACGATGTACCACAAGCTCATGGGCCTGACCTTTGTCGAGCCCCATGTGGCTCCGGTGACGGAGATCCTGCACATGGCGCTTTCGCGTCTGCCTAAGAAGGGTACCATCGCCGGGACCGACCTCCTCATGCTCCAAGGTCTGGTCTGCCTTCTGCGTGATCCTGACGCCCTGATTGAGCATAGCCAGAAGGTCATCGAGGGCTACGGCCCGGCCACGGTGCTCGATTCGATCCTGCGTGCGCCCCTGGTCCCCGTGCTTGCGGAGAACAGCCCGGTTGAGATCACCGGATTCCTGGACGCGCCGGAAGGTGATGAGGAGCAGGCGGATATGGAGGATCCCGCGCCGCGTCCATGCCCTGGGCCGCACGTGCAGATTCCCAGCATGGGGCTGTGGTGAGCGCCATGGTGCCCATCCGCCATGTCATGCGGTCGTTGCCGCTCTTAGCTGCTGTGCTCGGTGACGCGTATGGCGTCGAAGTCGTCATCGGCGGCGATTCGGCCCACACCGACGGGAAAACCATCCATCTGCCGTCCCTGCCTCTGGAAGGGGACGCGACGGCCCTGGCCTTGGCCCGGGGGCTCCTGGATCATGAGGCCGCCCACATTCGGGAGACGGATTTTGCAGCGTTGCGCCATTGGTCGCCCACGCCGTTGGCGCACCATATCTGGAATTCGCTGGAGGATTGGCGGGTGGAAAAACGGCTGGCCGAGCTCTTTCCAGGCTGCCGCCAGAATTTCCAGTGGCTCATCGAGCATTATTTCGCAGGCACGGAGACAGCAGTCAGGGCCGGGGACACAAACCCGGCCCTGTCCATTTTAAACGCCATCCTGCTCACGGTACGCGCCTGGGACGTCCCTGGCGTTCAGGCCAATCGGGATGCGCACATCAAGGAGGTGAACCGATCCTTTCCAGGTCTTTGGCCGCGCATCCAGGCCGTTTTGGATAAGGCTGGGGCTCAGTGTCGCAGCACTCAGGATGCTATCCGGTTGGCAGAGGCAATAGTGGCCCTGATCGAGGAAGAAAAGAGCCGTGGGCAGCCTCAGGACGGTGGCCAGGAGCATGGCAAGGCGGCAGCCGGGGAGCTCCAATCGGAACCACAAGAAGAAGAGCCGGCAGCGGCACAAGAGGATCGCGGCCAAACGGCCGGGGCCGTTCAACCGAAACCGGACGCCGTCTCCGGCGCAGCCGCAAGCGACCCCATAAGCGATCTTCCTGAAAAAGGCTGCTTCCCGACAATGGCGAATGATTGGCTGGGGGAGTTGGTGGAAGCGGCTGCGCCAACGGATTGGCCGCAGCATTTGGGGGAAAGGTTGGCGCAAGCCCTGGGCGAGCATCCCGTCGAGTCTGCGGACCAGGGCCTGGCCGTGGCGCGTCTTGGCAGCAAACCCTCCAAGACGCTGGAGGCGGCGGCGCGAGAAGCCTGTCTCCAGGCTTCAGTTGCCCTGCGTGCGCGCTTGTACCGGTTGCTCCAAGCCAGCCGTTTGGTGCGCAGCCAGCCCGGCCGTCACGGCAAGCTGGACCCTAAGCGACTTTACGGTCTGGCCGTGGGCGATGCCAGGGTCTTTCGCACGCTTGGCCAGAAACCGGCCATGAGCACGGCGGTGCACATTCT
It contains:
- a CDS encoding BRO-N domain-containing protein; this translates as MLNTLGSSQEMLIFSESGLYKLVFRSRKPEAEKFKIEEDNIALEIAKRKLVRKNDEPNKRQILRH
- a CDS encoding site-specific integrase; amino-acid sequence: MDYQEIRSQLVQWLACLLEEPDKQPISQKEIRERLNGYLRALLEKDDMNVHPRKGVSGPDIELTAAQLLASNASLLSRLVENPDSLVKSVTECIPVLISEGVFKPEEISNENVLQIVKAHLKAQVLNNKIKAARASGDYLMEQAVFAAPYKPYPPVAEEAVVQGGQSDSVGGELLSEFIEKYIKTKISDGAWKDHGVADHRGRLFNLVEILGDKVVSDVSRDDMRHFRDVLRRLPPNRTKLKKYKGKTINDILEMNPADVLSVKTVNVIVETASSMFDWGVREGHLSQNPAKGLSIKDDRQEIGLRDAFSPEDIRKIFASDHYVKGDFKHPSFFWAPLIAVYTGMRLEEVCQLSLDDIYESEQGNIWVIDVNANLYRDGIGRKLLKNKNAARIIPIHQDLIQVGLLDHRDCLKKQGVERLFPELNKTALSPKFGKQPGKVFGKLVRALDLGGNKTFHSLRHSFSDFFKVKGLHNDTFRQIFGHEIPELAGRQYGSKFDARTCYEEIVSKLDYGIDISLVNAKPYL
- a CDS encoding ERF family protein produces the protein MENYQSTEISELAKALINVQRTIQPAVKDATNPFVQNRYATLNSVMDSCREALLGNSIWMTQFPVPAEPGYLGLVTKLTHAESGQWQSSLAVVPLPKADPQGMGSAMTYARRYALSAMLGIVTDDDDGEDAKMPTKTTSPSRRPQNAPLAHKGTPSDERPGQVDKNASDSKHGVQNFLALLPRIDGITYQTVPADGGQTCIIATGNTAAKKALLSEAGFRWNPQRKVWWRYAHAS
- a CDS encoding AAA family ATPase, which codes for MDKTLFDLSGLQATELDAGQVFSGTPSGKAVQGFDAPCRYTPTPSPDYLFHESSRDIIVWFLERSDPLYVFGPTGSGKTSLVKELAARLHYPVFEVTAHGRLEFADLVGHLAVRDGSMDYAYGPLTLAMRHGGLFLLNEIDLVSPDVAAGCNGVLDGQPLCLAENGGELVSPHPLFRFVATANTNGAFDETGLYQGTLQQNLAFMDRFWLCEVGYPEEQAEMALLAGRTAMLPEDVRARMVHFANEVRRLFVGEAAGEITKTIEVTFSTRTLLRWADLTVRFQPLAHQGIQPVTYALDRALGYRASRETRALLHELAQRIFPVAG
- a CDS encoding DUF3150 domain-containing protein is translated as MDTPILSDIRVLDNLLAVNLNITLWSARKKLTLEDFGPVDLPPEDLATLGSKRIAPPESLRIFATLKARAFAFLDRHGIRFLGGWAIPEAKATEIVRELCAIRDEFTAQKEAFLTEYDTLVQDWIAKHADWANLIANSTVGSEYVRARLGFAWQLYKVAPLMEHPEAETMVESGLYEEVEGLAGTLFTEIAKFADETWRKVYAGRTEVTHKALSPLRTMYHKLMGLTFVEPHVAPVTEILHMALSRLPKKGTIAGTDLLMLQGLVCLLRDPDALIEHSQKVIEGYGPATVLDSILRAPLVPVLAENSPVEITGFLDAPEGDEEQADMEDPAPRPCPGPHVQIPSMGLW
- a CDS encoding cobaltochelatase CobT-related protein: MVPIRHVMRSLPLLAAVLGDAYGVEVVIGGDSAHTDGKTIHLPSLPLEGDATALALARGLLDHEAAHIRETDFAALRHWSPTPLAHHIWNSLEDWRVEKRLAELFPGCRQNFQWLIEHYFAGTETAVRAGDTNPALSILNAILLTVRAWDVPGVQANRDAHIKEVNRSFPGLWPRIQAVLDKAGAQCRSTQDAIRLAEAIVALIEEEKSRGQPQDGGQEHGKAAAGELQSEPQEEEPAAAQEDRGQTAGAVQPKPDAVSGAAASDPISDLPEKGCFPTMANDWLGELVEAAAPTDWPQHLGERLAQALGEHPVESADQGLAVARLGSKPSKTLEAAAREACLQASVALRARLYRLLQASRLVRSQPGRHGKLDPKRLYGLAVGDARVFRTLGQKPAMSTAVHILVDSSGSMSGAPIKLASQACYAVATALERIKGVNVAVSVFPAGSAHDGVTVAPLIEHGAKVHAELDIPAEGYTPLAQALWWVLQRMVLLKEDRKLVLIVTDGELDSAPAARKVLRTAETLGFEVYGIGIQSESVRSLLPRSSVSVKSMSELPEALFSVLQQALAQRPAGGRP